DNA sequence from the Nitrospinaceae bacterium genome:
GAAATCACCAGAAAACTGCAACACATGGCAAGAACCAGATACAACAGGTTGTTGCTGGTGAATATCGCACCGATCCCCACGATGAAAATGACAAAAATAAACCCCGCTCCTTCCCGGGTGATTTGCAGGGAGCGGTTATGCGTTTGCAGGGTTAAAACAGGTTTGAGTGAAGCTTCAACTGCGGGGGGATTTTTCTTCACCGGTCACTCCAAATTGCGTCACACGGGTATTTCTATTTTATCCAGGATATTGATGATGACGGCGGCGGTGTCCTGCAACCGCCGGTTGGATTGCCGGTGATGGGATGCGGGAATGACTCTGTGGGACAACACGGGCACGGCGAGTTCCTTGATGTCGTCAGGAATGCAGTAATCCCGTCCGTTAAATAGAGCGTTGGCCCGCGCGGCTTGCTGAAGGATCAGGCCCCCCCTCGGGCTGACTCCCAGCGAAAGGTGCTCGCTGTTCCGGGTTTCCGTCAGGATGCTTAAAATATAATCGATCAGAATTGGCTCAATGGCCACCGCATCCACCTGTTTTTGCAGTTTGACTAACTCTTCCCGCCCCAACACGGAATTGAGGTCCGCCAGGTTTTTGCGCGATGGATTGCGGGTGAGGAGCCAGCGTTCATCTTCCATGGAGGGATAGCCCATTGAGATGAACATCATGAACCGGTCCAGTTGCGATTCCGGCAAGGGATAGGTGCCGTGGCTCTCGGTTGGGTTTTGCGTGGCAATGACCATGAACGGATCTTCCAGAGGATAGGTGGCGTTGTC
Encoded proteins:
- a CDS encoding ATPase, which translates into the protein MMPAQESIARLFKNIESVIIGKPEAVKLALLTLMARGHLLIEDVPGVGKTSLAQALAKSLDLDFHRIQFTNDILPTDITGVSIYDQEEKRFHFQKGPLFANIVLADEINRSTPRTQSALLEAMNEKQISVDNATYPLEDPFMVIATQNPTESHGTYPLPESQLDRFMMFISMGYPSMEDERWLLTRNPSRKNLADLNSVLGREELVKLQKQVDAVAIEPILIDYILSILTETRNSEHLSLGVSPRGGLILQQAARANALFNGRDYCIPDDIKELAVPVLSHRVIPASHHRQSNRRLQDTAAVIINILDKIEIPV